A region from the Brachyspira hampsonii genome encodes:
- a CDS encoding Na+/H+ antiporter NhaC family protein: MEEENKGSFLGLIPLIIFLVVYMFSGLYTGSFENMPLMVGILISSGAALLLNKKSDKKKFETKVDMYCEGGGEKTLILMVLIFILAGAFSGAASKMGAVSSIVNMGLSIIPANLILPGIFVIGCILSFSMGTSMGTVSALMPIAIDLANKTNINMPLIAGVVVGSAMFGDNLSFISDTTIAATRTQEVSMKSKFQENIFMVLPAIIVNIILLMFQPVGTIDIGNHSNFSIINIIPYIAVIGLSLSGINVVITMSISIIIAIIIGIFNGSFTLVESFKIVHDGMMGMEDMAIIAVFVGGLVALMKHLGGIDWILHTLSKNTKTSKGGELSIAALVSLIDISTTNNTVSIIAAGPIAANIADKFGISRKRTASILDLFSSAFNGISPFAGQLLVAGGLAKISPISIVPYVWYCILMIIFGIIEIIIGYPHFIKKDK, encoded by the coding sequence ATGGAAGAAGAAAACAAAGGAAGTTTTTTAGGATTAATACCATTAATAATTTTTTTGGTCGTTTATATGTTTTCAGGATTATACACCGGCAGCTTTGAAAATATGCCTCTTATGGTTGGTATTTTAATATCATCTGGTGCTGCATTATTATTAAATAAAAAATCTGATAAGAAAAAATTTGAAACTAAAGTTGATATGTACTGTGAAGGCGGCGGAGAAAAAACATTAATTTTAATGGTTTTGATATTTATTTTAGCAGGGGCTTTTTCCGGGGCTGCTTCAAAAATGGGGGCTGTATCTTCTATAGTTAATATGGGATTAAGTATCATACCTGCCAATTTAATATTACCCGGTATATTCGTTATAGGCTGTATACTTAGCTTTTCTATGGGAACTTCAATGGGTACTGTATCTGCCTTGATGCCCATTGCTATAGATTTAGCTAATAAAACAAATATAAATATGCCTTTGATAGCCGGTGTAGTTGTTGGAAGTGCCATGTTTGGTGATAACCTATCTTTTATTTCCGACACAACAATAGCAGCTACTAGAACACAAGAAGTCAGCATGAAATCAAAATTTCAAGAGAATATATTTATGGTTTTACCTGCTATTATAGTAAATATAATATTATTAATGTTCCAGCCTGTAGGTACTATAGATATTGGTAATCATAGCAATTTTTCAATAATTAATATTATACCATATATTGCTGTTATAGGCTTATCATTATCAGGTATAAATGTTGTTATCACAATGAGTATAAGTATTATAATAGCTATTATTATAGGAATATTCAATGGAAGTTTTACACTTGTAGAGTCATTTAAAATAGTGCATGATGGAATGATGGGTATGGAGGATATGGCAATAATAGCTGTATTTGTAGGCGGACTTGTAGCGCTTATGAAACACTTGGGCGGTATAGATTGGATTTTACATACTTTGTCTAAAAATACAAAAACTTCTAAAGGAGGGGAATTGAGTATAGCTGCTTTAGTTAGTCTTATAGATATATCTACTACTAATAATACAGTTTCAATAATAGCAGCAGGACCTATAGCTGCAAATATAGCAGATAAATTTGGAATATCAAGAAAAAGAACCGCTAGCATACTAGATTTATTTTCATCAGCATTTAATGGTATATCACCATTTGCAGGTCAATTATTAGTTGCAGGAGGCTTAGCAAAAATATCTCCAATATCTATTGTACCTTATGTATGGTATTGCATACTTATGATAATTTTTGGCATTATAGAAATAATAATAGGCTATCCTCATTTTATAAAAAAAGATAAATAG
- a CDS encoding GerMN domain-containing protein, protein MPRYEQLKSKSKSISYTRQIRNESKEINLKKPFIISIAFIIAAALIFTIVKKYSPMVDIAIKDFFSINHKEALVLESDGITEDQNKMSFLNNIPLFNFFIKTDTNETLSVMAYETNSKIETSLDTMSENITNSSIITKESLLPFFNNSGSNNSILYDSGYIDYGNNHESVILSNKMNTLNRIPENNTTNNSEENIIVSDMENPPEEEKTHNYLEQMILENRQNNNTQDTKKNTNAANKQNNTETKKSIFDDILKPKDNTAKRETTTMKPASTTTFSTRAPASYIENTKKNNSNTNENFNIDKYLNNNNKEITANNQVNNTKENLNSDKNNNTVNNNNTIPNRKDIIQTSIYTINNSLDKSNIDYNRVINDMVNPNNNVVRENNNNTVNNNSGNNNIRDVINKPSEEKNNIRESKEGIIKNNELKDNIKETAELKNNNIIKNNNAEYKKEIIKKAQNDIDNYNIKKANNNITRDLKERKLKENSNEGIYLVEYSESTGAITLIFRERKFNNKSSVEEAIKELLIGATDEENNRNIISCIPKDTKLLDIFIENNTVYLNFNENFEFNPLGNEGTMVQIYQLVYTATQFEGIDNVIFLINGQLNETIGAEGAIENMPFSRFQ, encoded by the coding sequence GTGCCAAGATACGAGCAGCTTAAATCTAAATCTAAAAGTATATCATATACAAGACAAATTAGAAATGAAAGTAAAGAAATAAATCTAAAAAAACCATTTATAATTTCAATAGCTTTTATTATAGCCGCAGCTTTGATATTTACTATTGTAAAAAAATATTCTCCTATGGTAGATATAGCAATAAAAGATTTCTTTTCTATAAATCATAAAGAAGCCTTAGTATTAGAAAGTGATGGAATTACAGAAGATCAAAATAAAATGAGCTTCTTAAACAATATACCATTATTCAATTTCTTTATCAAAACAGATACAAATGAAACTCTATCTGTAATGGCTTATGAAACAAATTCCAAAATAGAAACATCTTTGGATACGATGTCTGAAAATATTACAAATTCTAGTATAATAACAAAGGAATCTTTACTTCCTTTTTTCAATAATAGCGGAAGCAATAATTCTATACTTTATGACAGCGGATATATCGATTATGGTAATAATCATGAATCAGTAATATTGTCAAACAAAATGAATACATTAAATAGAATACCTGAAAATAATACTACAAATAATAGTGAAGAAAATATTATTGTTTCAGATATGGAAAATCCGCCTGAAGAAGAAAAAACACATAATTATCTAGAGCAAATGATATTAGAAAACAGACAGAATAATAATACTCAGGATACTAAAAAAAATACAAATGCTGCTAATAAACAAAATAATACTGAAACTAAAAAAAGTATATTTGATGATATCCTAAAACCAAAAGATAATACTGCTAAAAGAGAAACTACAACTATGAAGCCGGCATCTACTACTACTTTCAGCACAAGAGCTCCTGCAAGCTATATAGAAAATACTAAAAAAAATAATTCAAATACAAATGAAAATTTTAATATTGATAAATATTTAAATAATAATAATAAAGAAATAACTGCTAATAATCAAGTTAATAATACTAAAGAAAATCTAAATTCTGATAAAAACAATAATACGGTAAATAATAATAATACAATACCAAATAGAAAAGATATAATACAAACTTCTATTTATACTATCAATAATTCTTTGGATAAATCTAATATTGATTATAACAGAGTAATAAATGATATGGTTAATCCTAATAATAATGTTGTAAGAGAAAATAATAATAATACAGTTAATAACAACAGCGGAAATAATAATATTAGAGATGTAATAAATAAACCTTCAGAGGAAAAAAATAATATAAGAGAAAGTAAAGAAGGCATAATAAAAAATAATGAATTAAAAGATAATATAAAAGAAACTGCTGAATTAAAAAATAATAATATCATAAAGAATAATAATGCAGAATATAAAAAAGAAATTATTAAAAAAGCTCAGAATGATATTGATAATTATAATATAAAAAAGGCTAATAATAATATAACTAGAGATTTAAAAGAGAGAAAACTCAAAGAAAATAGTAATGAAGGAATATATTTAGTAGAATACAGTGAATCAACAGGTGCTATTACATTGATATTTAGAGAAAGAAAATTTAATAATAAATCTTCTGTGGAGGAAGCTATAAAAGAATTATTGATAGGGGCTACTGATGAAGAGAATAATAGAAATATAATAAGCTGCATACCTAAAGATACTAAATTGCTTGATATATTCATTGAAAATAATACAGTATATTTAAACTTCAATGAAAATTTTGAATTTAATCCTCTTGGAAATGAAGGAACCATGGTACAGATTTATCAGCTTGTATATACAGCTACTCAATTTGAAGGTATAGACAATGTTATATTCCTTATTAATGGACAATTAAATGAAACTATAGGTGCAGAAGGTGCTATAGAGAATATGCCTTTCAGCAGATTTCAGTAA
- a CDS encoding peptide ABC transporter substrate-binding protein, whose amino-acid sequence MKKILIVFLMMFLIVISCTKKSETSNGAVSSVSINLGPEPKTMDPTLNSINVVSSYILHAFEGLTKIDSNNNVRPGMAETWEISDDGLVYTFHIRKNAKWSDGKPVTAQDFEYAWKRAVDPNTAAEYSYMMEIVKNAKEINAGNMDYNSLGVRAIDDYTFEVQLENPAIYFIDFIASTVVFMPIRRDIIEQYGDEWTLSPETYIGNGPYKMKERVIDERIVFDINTNYYDADKQVAKQINFVLMSDPNTAIAGIRGGTIDFSALEPPAAEIETLKNEGYIVANNALGTYYIELNITNKAFADKRVRQALSLAIDRNYIVSNVTKGGQIPAGAFVPTEIRGLNTTFRKENKEYIDVNDYENNVKKAKSLMAEAGYPDGANYPVIELKVSPGIYVLIGEALQQMWKETLNVNVSLVQEEFPITLQTLIEKDYQMARMGWTGDYNDPMTMLDVMVSGGGVNHTGFANKEYDDKILTAKQSEDNKIRMAAMAEAENILMDEMPIIPLYYRADSFIKNPKLEGVVLNPLGRHKFNYSYIK is encoded by the coding sequence ATGAAAAAGATATTGATTGTTTTTTTGATGATGTTTTTGATTGTAATATCATGCACTAAAAAATCAGAAACAAGTAATGGAGCGGTTTCATCTGTATCAATAAATTTGGGACCTGAACCTAAGACTATGGATCCTACATTAAATTCTATCAATGTTGTATCATCTTATATACTTCATGCTTTTGAAGGATTAACAAAGATAGATTCAAATAATAATGTAAGACCCGGTATGGCAGAAACTTGGGAAATATCAGATGATGGTTTGGTATATACATTTCATATAAGAAAGAATGCAAAATGGTCTGACGGTAAGCCTGTAACAGCACAGGATTTTGAATATGCATGGAAAAGGGCAGTTGATCCTAATACAGCAGCTGAATATTCATATATGATGGAAATAGTAAAAAATGCTAAAGAGATTAATGCAGGCAATATGGATTATAATAGTTTAGGAGTGAGAGCTATTGATGATTATACATTTGAAGTACAGCTTGAAAATCCGGCTATTTATTTTATAGACTTTATAGCTTCTACAGTAGTGTTTATGCCTATTAGAAGAGATATTATAGAGCAATATGGAGATGAATGGACATTGTCTCCTGAAACATATATAGGAAATGGTCCTTATAAAATGAAAGAAAGGGTAATAGATGAGAGAATAGTTTTTGATATTAATACTAATTATTATGATGCTGATAAGCAAGTGGCTAAACAGATTAATTTTGTACTTATGAGCGATCCTAATACAGCTATTGCCGGAATCAGAGGCGGAACTATAGATTTTTCTGCATTAGAACCTCCTGCAGCTGAAATAGAAACATTAAAAAATGAAGGTTATATAGTGGCAAATAATGCTTTAGGTACTTATTATATAGAATTAAATATTACGAATAAGGCTTTTGCAGATAAAAGAGTAAGACAGGCTTTATCACTTGCCATAGATAGAAATTATATAGTATCAAATGTTACTAAAGGAGGACAGATTCCTGCCGGTGCTTTTGTGCCTACTGAAATTAGAGGATTAAATACTACATTTAGAAAAGAAAATAAAGAATATATAGATGTTAATGATTATGAGAATAATGTAAAAAAGGCAAAATCACTGATGGCTGAAGCAGGTTATCCTGATGGTGCGAATTATCCTGTAATAGAATTAAAAGTGTCTCCTGGTATTTATGTATTAATTGGAGAGGCTTTGCAGCAGATGTGGAAAGAGACATTAAATGTTAATGTATCTTTAGTACAGGAAGAGTTTCCTATAACACTTCAGACTTTAATAGAAAAAGATTATCAAATGGCTAGAATGGGCTGGACAGGAGATTATAATGATCCTATGACTATGCTTGATGTTATGGTAAGCGGCGGCGGAGTAAATCACACAGGATTTGCAAACAAAGAATATGATGATAAAATATTAACAGCGAAACAAAGCGAAGATAATAAAATAAGAATGGCTGCTATGGCTGAAGCTGAAAATATACTTATGGATGAGATGCCTATTATACCTTTATATTATAGAGCTGATTCTTTTATAAAAAATCCTAAATTAGAAGGTGTTGTATTAAATCCTTTGGGAAGACATAAATTTAATTACTCATATATAAAATAA
- a CDS encoding peptide ABC transporter substrate-binding protein, which produces MKKVIAVFLMLSFLFLLSCSGGGGNKNDTIVINMGAEPRTIDPSLNSLNVVSAMLFHAFESLTRIGPDGKLTNGMAESWDISEDGKVYTFHLRTNALWSDGKPVTAHDFEYGWKRVVNPDVAAQYASLLEIIKNAKEINAGTMDYNELGVKAIDDYTFEVELVDPAAYFLEFMTTVGVFAPIRKDIIEQYGDDWTLSPETYVCNGPYQMAERVMDEYIIFEARTNYYNAEETVAKKLKFLSMADPNTAIAGIRGGTIHFSALEPPSSEIEKLKAENYIALRDGAGTFYLSLNITNNALKDKKVRQALSLAIDRNYIVSNVTMGGQAPAQGFVPPTIDGISNSYRAEAGILIDTDNYASNVEKAKALMAEAGYPNGEGFPVLEIRVSPGLHIIVAEAIQQMWKANLNIDVTLKNDEYPLVLQYLLEKNFDIGSMAWNADYRDPMTMLEIMLTGNSFNYGLYSNPSYDVLVNSARKTADASVRMKYMMDAEKILIDDMPFIPLYHRAFTLMVSPKLKGVVYNTLGKHKFNYCYIE; this is translated from the coding sequence ATGAAAAAAGTAATTGCTGTATTTTTAATGTTAAGTTTCTTATTTCTTCTGTCATGCTCAGGGGGCGGCGGAAATAAAAATGATACTATAGTTATTAATATGGGGGCAGAGCCTAGAACTATAGATCCTAGCTTAAACAGTTTAAATGTTGTTTCTGCTATGTTATTTCATGCATTTGAAAGTTTGACAAGAATAGGTCCTGACGGAAAACTTACAAATGGTATGGCAGAAAGCTGGGATATATCAGAAGATGGAAAAGTCTATACTTTTCATTTAAGAACTAATGCATTATGGTCTGACGGTAAGCCTGTAACAGCACATGATTTTGAATACGGCTGGAAAAGAGTTGTTAATCCTGATGTGGCAGCTCAATATGCTTCTTTATTAGAAATAATTAAAAATGCTAAAGAGATTAATGCTGGTACTATGGATTATAATGAACTTGGAGTGAAAGCTATAGATGATTATACATTTGAAGTGGAGTTAGTTGATCCTGCAGCTTACTTTTTAGAGTTTATGACTACAGTAGGAGTTTTTGCTCCTATAAGAAAGGATATCATAGAGCAGTATGGAGATGATTGGACTTTATCGCCTGAAACTTATGTATGTAATGGTCCTTACCAAATGGCAGAAAGAGTTATGGATGAATATATAATTTTTGAGGCTAGAACTAATTATTATAATGCTGAAGAGACTGTTGCTAAAAAATTAAAATTCCTTTCTATGGCAGATCCTAATACGGCTATTGCCGGAATCAGAGGAGGAACTATACATTTTTCTGCATTAGAGCCTCCTTCTAGTGAAATAGAAAAATTAAAAGCTGAAAATTATATTGCTCTTAGAGATGGAGCAGGCACTTTCTACTTATCTCTTAATATTACGAACAATGCTTTGAAAGATAAAAAAGTAAGGCAGGCTTTATCTCTTGCTATTGACAGAAATTATATAGTATCTAATGTTACTATGGGCGGACAGGCACCAGCTCAGGGATTTGTACCGCCTACAATAGATGGTATTAGTAATTCATACAGGGCTGAAGCAGGCATATTAATAGACACTGATAATTATGCTTCAAATGTAGAAAAAGCTAAGGCTTTAATGGCTGAGGCTGGATATCCTAACGGAGAAGGTTTTCCTGTATTAGAGATAAGAGTTTCTCCTGGTCTTCATATAATAGTTGCTGAGGCTATACAGCAGATGTGGAAAGCTAATTTAAATATTGATGTAACATTGAAAAATGATGAGTATCCTCTTGTACTTCAGTATTTATTAGAGAAAAATTTTGATATTGGTTCTATGGCTTGGAATGCAGATTACAGAGATCCTATGACTATGCTTGAAATAATGCTTACAGGAAATTCATTCAATTACGGACTATATTCTAATCCTAGTTATGATGTTTTGGTTAATAGTGCTAGAAAAACTGCTGATGCTTCTGTGAGAATGAAATATATGATGGATGCAGAAAAAATATTAATAGATGATATGCCTTTTATTCCGCTTTATCATAGAGCATTTACTTTAATGGTTAGTCCTAAATTGAAAGGCGTAGTATATAATACTTTGGGAAAACATAAATTTAATTACTGCTATATTGAATAG
- a CDS encoding peptide ABC transporter substrate-binding protein, with translation MKKIIYLLIIIILLLLNSCKNKDLYNESIRVSIGAEPQSIDPSFLSAIDSMIYAVHVFEGLTSKDKDGNIIGGAAESWDISEGGLTITFHLRENAKWSDGKNVTADEFVYSFRRLADPKTASSYSFLISSVKNADKILKGELPVEELGVEALDDKTFAVYFESPTAYFLELAAVPIFSPLRKEVISDNWTYSPDTYIGNGPYRMIDRKPDEIISLELNTNYWNKDAITAKRIDFIMFSDVSTAYAALREGSILYSYKIPTADIDLLREEGYLVTTPSLGTAYYALNNTNEVLKDKRVRRALSLAIDRNYIVENITKAGEIPAAAFIPYGLKDVNGDFRENGGGYYSIKKEDYKANIEEARKLLEEAGYTNGENFPVLEFKTNPGTGVTIAEAVQQMWKENLNIDMTITQEEWSVFQRNRQTRHYVVCRADWLGDYLDPMTFADLFVSTSAGNRVGYNNPEYDRLILEAKNTIDNKIRMANMHKAEDKLIGEDMAFIPLYHYTSSSMQSPKLKNVLVDTLEIRRFFYSYIE, from the coding sequence ATGAAAAAAATAATATACTTATTAATTATCATTATTTTATTATTATTAAATTCCTGTAAAAATAAAGATTTATATAATGAAAGCATAAGAGTAAGCATAGGAGCTGAACCTCAAAGTATAGACCCATCATTTTTATCTGCAATAGACAGTATGATTTATGCAGTTCATGTATTTGAAGGACTTACATCAAAAGATAAGGACGGTAACATAATAGGAGGAGCCGCTGAAAGTTGGGATATATCTGAAGGCGGACTTACTATTACATTTCATTTAAGAGAAAACGCTAAATGGTCTGACGGTAAAAATGTTACTGCTGATGAGTTTGTGTATTCATTTAGAAGGCTTGCCGATCCTAAAACAGCATCTTCATACAGTTTTTTAATATCATCTGTAAAAAATGCTGATAAGATTCTAAAAGGCGAACTGCCTGTAGAAGAACTTGGAGTAGAGGCATTAGATGATAAAACTTTTGCGGTATATTTTGAAAGTCCTACAGCGTACTTTTTGGAATTAGCAGCCGTTCCTATATTTTCTCCTCTTAGAAAAGAAGTTATAAGTGATAATTGGACTTATTCTCCTGACACATATATAGGTAATGGTCCTTACAGAATGATAGATAGAAAACCTGATGAGATAATATCTTTAGAATTAAATACTAATTATTGGAATAAAGATGCCATAACAGCTAAGAGAATAGATTTTATTATGTTCTCTGATGTATCAACAGCTTATGCTGCTTTAAGGGAAGGCTCTATATTATATTCATATAAGATACCTACTGCCGATATAGATTTACTAAGAGAGGAAGGATATTTAGTTACAACACCTTCTTTAGGAACAGCATACTATGCTTTGAACAATACAAATGAAGTGTTAAAAGATAAAAGAGTAAGAAGAGCTTTATCTCTTGCAATAGATAGAAACTATATAGTAGAAAATATTACTAAAGCTGGAGAAATACCGGCAGCTGCTTTTATACCTTATGGTTTAAAAGATGTAAATGGTGATTTCAGAGAAAACGGCGGCGGATATTACAGCATTAAAAAAGAAGATTATAAAGCAAATATTGAAGAAGCTAGAAAACTTTTAGAAGAAGCAGGCTACACTAATGGAGAAAACTTTCCTGTATTAGAGTTTAAAACTAATCCGGGAACGGGAGTTACTATAGCAGAAGCAGTTCAGCAGATGTGGAAAGAAAATCTCAATATAGATATGACTATCACTCAGGAGGAATGGTCAGTATTTCAAAGAAATAGGCAGACAAGACATTATGTAGTATGCCGTGCGGATTGGCTTGGAGATTATCTGGATCCTATGACTTTTGCAGATCTATTTGTAAGTACAAGTGCAGGAAATAGAGTGGGATATAATAATCCGGAATACGACCGGCTTATATTAGAGGCTAAAAATACTATTGATAATAAAATAAGAATGGCTAATATGCATAAGGCTGAGGACAAACTTATAGGTGAGGATATGGCTTTTATACCGCTTTATCATTATACTTCTTCTTCAATGCAAAGTCCTAAATTGAAAAATGTTTTAGTAGATACTTTAGAAATAAGAAGATTTTTCTATTCGTATATAGAATAA
- a CDS encoding tetratricopeptide repeat protein yields MRVFLCSSVIAMFIIINAVFAQETITVQPDDKVVTNASSGRIKSGPLEDDLIKSVDLAENTLFSIKLNATNFDRYIRITSYSTNLDFVRFTRDKTNAFLTFRTLTAGIGKLNFQVDNEESIIRKYFYTITVTNSQGVASMETNAILDPDNETNSMPTNNMMTNDVMTNDMMSTNNITTNTVNTNGSVPNNNANQTNQTAATNNAQSSIIKKEAEKPAKAIETNPEIIALFNSAEELKNIKDYNNAVNAYSNIITSYPNSKYSVYSHFRIGDIYNQKKDYNNAFNMYNEASKLKNADNNEKAAAIYSMGIMKKSENKHDEAIVYFNDVMNNYSQTPLYGNAVYEIADSLKQLGRISEGADILEKSLEKNVKFSKRGDSILLLAEIYEKGNNNIRDFEKAYKTYNQYLAEYPTSSKAKYANDRKNFLSRNAVHLQ; encoded by the coding sequence ATGCGTGTTTTTTTATGTTCTTCTGTTATAGCAATGTTCATTATAATTAATGCCGTATTTGCTCAGGAAACAATCACTGTACAGCCAGATGACAAAGTAGTAACTAATGCATCTTCCGGCCGTATAAAAAGCGGACCATTAGAAGATGATTTGATTAAATCTGTAGATTTAGCTGAAAATACTCTTTTCTCAATAAAATTGAATGCTACTAATTTTGACAGATATATTCGTATAACAAGCTATTCTACTAACCTTGATTTTGTAAGATTTACAAGAGATAAAACTAATGCTTTCCTTACTTTCAGAACATTAACAGCTGGTATAGGAAAACTTAATTTCCAAGTTGATAATGAAGAAAGCATAATAAGAAAATACTTCTATACTATAACTGTAACTAATAGTCAAGGTGTAGCTTCTATGGAAACTAATGCTATATTAGATCCAGATAATGAAACTAACAGTATGCCTACTAATAACATGATGACTAATGATGTTATGACTAATGATATGATGAGTACTAATAACATTACTACTAATACAGTTAATACAAATGGATCAGTACCTAATAATAATGCAAATCAAACTAATCAGACAGCAGCTACTAATAATGCTCAAAGTTCAATAATAAAAAAAGAAGCTGAAAAACCTGCTAAAGCAATTGAAACTAATCCTGAAATAATAGCATTATTTAATTCAGCAGAAGAATTAAAAAATATTAAAGATTACAACAATGCTGTTAATGCTTACAGTAATATTATAACTTCATATCCAAATTCTAAATATTCTGTATACAGTCATTTTAGAATAGGAGATATTTATAATCAAAAGAAAGATTATAACAATGCTTTTAACATGTATAATGAAGCTTCCAAATTAAAAAATGCTGATAATAATGAAAAAGCTGCAGCTATATATTCTATGGGCATTATGAAAAAATCTGAAAATAAACATGATGAAGCTATAGTATACTTTAATGATGTAATGAACAATTATTCTCAAACTCCTTTATACGGCAATGCTGTTTATGAAATAGCTGATAGTTTAAAACAGCTTGGAAGAATATCTGAGGGTGCTGATATATTAGAAAAATCTTTAGAAAAAAATGTGAAATTTTCTAAAAGAGGAGATTCTATACTCCTTCTAGCTGAAATATATGAAAAAGGAAATAACAATATAAGAGATTTTGAAAAAGCTTATAAAACTTATAATCAATATTTAGCTGAATACCCTACTTCTTCTAAAGCTAAATATGCTAATGACAGAAAAAATTTCTTATCTCGTAATGCTGTTCACCTACAATAG
- a CDS encoding rhodanese-like domain-containing protein yields the protein MLKSLNAKEAADLIKSNDDIKLLDVRSEMEVNMTGTIEGSLLIDLNDPKAENLVNSLDKSGKYLIYCATGARAEAVAHYMDKKGFKEIYNLIHGGYSQLAIALKNN from the coding sequence ATGTTAAAATCTTTAAATGCAAAAGAGGCTGCTGATTTGATAAAGTCTAATGATGATATAAAATTATTAGATGTAAGAAGCGAAATGGAAGTTAATATGACAGGTACTATAGAAGGAAGCCTATTAATAGATTTAAATGATCCTAAAGCTGAAAATTTAGTTAATAGCTTAGATAAATCAGGAAAGTATCTTATCTATTGTGCTACAGGTGCAAGAGCCGAAGCTGTAGCTCATTATATGGATAAAAAAGGATTTAAAGAAATCTATAATCTAATTCACGGCGGATATAGTCAATTAGCAATAGCCTTGAAAAATAATTAA
- the lgt gene encoding prolipoprotein diacylglyceryl transferase, with the protein MTYPEFFTPYVFPPNIPILSAVRWYGLMYIVGILVSCIILYFVQKRGWIKLNINEKNGGIYDMVFYAAVGAIVGARIGYFLFYSPQSFLTPWEIIGINLDNGFSFTGFAGMSFHGGLIGMFIAEFIFSKRYKYDFYTIADNATLPSSFCLFFGRIGNFMNAELYGRVTDSFLGMKFPLYDAVGGYDRWAAMFPAIRPYTELRHPSQLYEAFLEGIILALVSFLIGYLSEKNKKIRPGTRLWVWILLYGLFRTLIEQFARDITEWTLGPITAGAIYSMLMFIIALIMLIYIYTRKDNNASLEVNTKEVKKNKKK; encoded by the coding sequence ATGACTTATCCAGAATTTTTCACGCCTTATGTGTTTCCTCCTAATATACCAATACTAAGTGCAGTAAGATGGTACGGACTTATGTATATAGTAGGTATTTTAGTATCATGCATAATATTGTATTTTGTTCAAAAAAGAGGGTGGATAAAATTAAATATTAATGAAAAAAACGGTGGTATATATGATATGGTATTTTATGCTGCTGTTGGTGCTATAGTAGGAGCTAGAATAGGTTATTTTCTTTTTTATTCTCCTCAGAGCTTTTTAACTCCTTGGGAAATAATAGGTATTAATCTTGATAATGGATTTAGTTTTACAGGTTTTGCAGGAATGTCATTTCATGGGGGGCTTATAGGTATGTTTATAGCTGAATTCATATTTAGTAAAAGATATAAATATGATTTCTATACTATAGCAGATAATGCCACACTTCCTTCTAGTTTCTGTCTATTTTTCGGAAGAATTGGTAACTTCATGAATGCCGAACTTTACGGACGCGTTACAGATTCTTTTTTAGGCATGAAATTTCCTTTGTATGATGCAGTAGGCGGTTATGATAGATGGGCAGCAATGTTTCCGGCAATAAGACCTTATACGGAATTAAGACACCCTTCTCAGTTATATGAGGCTTTTCTTGAAGGTATTATTCTTGCTTTAGTATCTTTTTTAATAGGTTATTTAAGTGAGAAAAATAAAAAAATAAGACCCGGTACAAGACTTTGGGTATGGATTTTGCTTTACGGACTTTTCAGAACTTTAATAGAACAGTTTGCACGAGATATTACAGAATGGACTTTAGGACCAATTACGGCAGGGGCCATTTATTCTATGTTAATGTTTATAATAGCTCTTATAATGCTTATATATATTTACACAAGAAAAGATAATAATGCATCACTTGAAGTAAATACAAAAGAAGTAAAAAAGAATAAAAAGAAATAA